One Ignavibacteriota bacterium DNA segment encodes these proteins:
- a CDS encoding pyridoxal phosphate-dependent aminotransferase: MSISQLARSIAESPTLALNEQARLLRERGEAVIHLGAGEPKNRAPINAILSSAAKLNTGDIKYTPTEGIPSLRKAIIRYTEENYDRIAAPENILVSAGAKQALFNLLFTIVNPQEEVIVLAPYWVSYPEMIKMVYGVPVIVTPEDGKFIPRMADIERAVSSYTKAIIVNSPNNPSGAVYPAELIGQLVELCERKGIYLIMDDIYHRLVFDGKRTTSAYSCTTKDLDSTKVISINGISKLYGMTGFRIGWVVAPRKIVEVMTNVQAQTTSCTSVILQAAAEGALIGLQSVVETLRMTLENNRNVMIQELRAFNGIHITPPEGTYYCLPDFRAYNKSSVELSQFLLKKALVVTVPGKEFGMEGHLRLSYATTVKDIKQGIERIKWALDPTAPNEIYIGERKMTRDWL; the protein is encoded by the coding sequence ATGAGCATCAGTCAATTGGCACGATCCATCGCCGAAAGCCCGACCCTCGCGCTCAATGAACAGGCCCGGCTGCTCCGGGAGCGTGGCGAAGCGGTCATCCATCTCGGCGCCGGAGAACCGAAGAACCGCGCGCCGATCAACGCGATCCTGAGTTCTGCAGCGAAGCTGAACACCGGCGACATCAAGTACACGCCCACCGAGGGCATTCCCTCGCTCCGCAAAGCGATCATCCGGTACACGGAAGAGAACTACGACCGGATCGCCGCACCCGAGAACATCCTGGTCTCCGCCGGCGCGAAGCAGGCACTCTTCAATCTCCTCTTCACCATCGTCAACCCCCAGGAAGAAGTGATCGTCCTCGCCCCCTACTGGGTCAGCTATCCCGAGATGATCAAGATGGTGTACGGCGTGCCGGTGATCGTAACGCCCGAGGATGGCAAGTTCATTCCGCGCATGGCGGACATCGAGCGCGCGGTCAGTTCCTACACCAAGGCCATCATCGTGAACAGCCCGAACAACCCGTCGGGTGCGGTGTATCCGGCGGAACTGATCGGACAACTTGTCGAGCTGTGCGAACGCAAGGGCATCTATCTCATCATGGACGATATCTATCACCGTCTGGTGTTCGATGGGAAGCGTACCACGTCCGCCTATAGCTGCACCACGAAGGACCTCGACTCGACCAAGGTCATTTCGATCAACGGCATCTCGAAGCTGTACGGCATGACCGGGTTCCGGATCGGCTGGGTCGTTGCTCCCCGGAAGATCGTGGAGGTCATGACCAACGTCCAGGCACAGACCACCTCCTGTACCTCCGTGATCCTGCAGGCCGCGGCCGAAGGTGCCCTCATCGGCCTCCAGAGCGTGGTGGAGACGCTGCGCATGACGCTGGAGAACAACCGGAACGTGATGATCCAGGAGTTGCGGGCGTTCAACGGCATCCATATCACACCGCCGGAGGGAACATACTACTGCCTGCCGGACTTCCGCGCCTACAATAAGAGCTCCGTCGAGCTCTCCCAGTTCCTCCTCAAGAAGGCCCTCGTGGTCACCGTCCCGGGCAAGGAGTTCGGCATGGAGGGTCACCTCCGGTTGAGCTATGCCACCACGGTGAAGGATATCAAGCAGGGCATCGAGCGGATCAAGTGGGCACTCGACCCGACCGCTCCGAACGAGATCTACATCGGCGAACGCAAAATGACACGGGACTGGCTATGA